The DNA window AGAGACTAtgccaagaaaaggaaagcaggcCCAATAGCTTTTTGATCTAAGCAGGCTTTGGAATAAGGCCCAAAATATGCAGCTTCTTCTGATTCTTGTTCTTTAAGGGGTGGACACACCAGATACAAAGACTTTCCTATAGCAGCTTGGTGATAGGTATATGGCTTAGAAGTTCCTACATATAAATGCTACCATCTGCAATTAGGTGCTAGGCTCAGTGCAGCCCTGGGAACAGTATCACCATACTACAacagctccatcccatccagTCATTGCTCATATGAAGAACTTTCTATTTGCACCTGAAGTGCTAGTACAAAATCTGTTCTGGGTTGTGTGCAGACACTGGGAGTAAAAGCCAGGGTTTTTTCAAAATCACTGGTAAACCTGGTATTGAATATCATGAAAAGAATTTCACCTGAGGGTTTGGCTTTGTGTAGATGAGGTCTAACAAATTATGttaatacatagcaaataaggCCTAATCAAGAATATTTAAGATCGAAATTCATTAAGTGTTTACTTGGTCAAGGATCAAAGGCTGTTTTTCTTAGCAGTGACTCCAGTCAGTGGCTTCGTTTGTCCTGCTCAGTCCTAAATTGGATTCTGTGGTTCATTAGACTTGTACCATCCTCTCACAGATGCGAATTTAACTCTACCTATGTATCAGGTTGTGACTACTGGATCTTAATTCTATTACTTTTGCACATCTCATAGTATTTGATTTGCAAATAAAAggcttcaaaataaaacaaagcaaaacaaaacaaaaagcacagatCTGAATATAGGATAGGCAGTACAGTACAGGCATTACTGTATAGGCAAAGTACAACAAACGTTCACTTACCTAAAGTAGAATTGACAAAAATAAGAGTTACAGATGCATTCTGAGGGTTAGGGAGTGCTTCTATGTCAGCTAAACAAGTCAAAATCTCAGTGTCCGTTGGAGTCAAAGTTAGAGTGCTCAGGGCATTGTGGAGGCCATTAGATCCTTGACTTTGCTGGGTAGCATACCTTGACTTATCAATGAAGGAGCCATTTGTCATCCAGGTAATGTCTGGAGCTGGAGCCCATCCTATGGCTTCACAAACAATTTCAActgttttgttgtcttttacTGTTAAGGTGCTATTTTTGATGAATAAAGATCCATTAACTGTAGGAGGGAaaagatgttttgtttcttcagaacaTTTAGCTGCATTGCTTTCCTGCTGATAGCTTTAAATCTTATCTTGCTACCCAGAAATAGCTATGCCTTCAGATatgaaatcaaaaccaaacattatTAACACAGATATACCATATGCATGATATAGACATGCAGATAAAATTGCAACTTCACGGACACATTGTTCAGTGTGTCTAAAGCACAAGGCTCAGTTTTCAGTACCTTTCCAATAAAAGGCAGGAAATTATACTTTTTAGCCATCCTGATATATTTCCAGCTGAAGGACAACATAATGAAATAACAGTGTTTCTCTCTAAGTTTTAAGCATGCTCAGTTTTTATCAGGGAAGATTTATGAGTAGACGATGAGATGTTGCCATTGCATGAAGTACTTCTTTGACAAATGGACAGTGTCTGGAGGTTAGAGCTTGCTTTACTGGCTGCACTGTGTCACTAGTGATGCTTCAGAGGACGAAGCGTCTTGTATGCAGGAGCTTGATACATAGGAACTTTTTATTCCTTGGAAATGGTAGCTTGCAGCAGCAATCATATGACAAATATTACTTTGTGTCTCAAGGGCTGTACTTCTAAACACCATTAAATCAAACTCGGATAAGCTGGATACAGGCTGAGTCCTGAGtcagaaagcagaaggcagaTCTGCCCTGAAGACAGCAGATGGTTCATGCACAAAGATATGCATAGGGGTAATGCATAccatagattcatagaatggttagggttgggagggaccttaagatcagctagttccaacAACCCTGCCAAaagcagggatacctcacactagaccatgtcactcaaggctctgtccaacctggctttgatACTGTTTCTAGacaaaaagataattttttcctgccttcagAGACTTTAATGCAATCCAgtaaaaaagtaagaaagagatgcaacaggaaaaataaggaCAGTTATAACCTGTGTTAATGGCACTCTGAATGTGAGTCTGAACCAGCTTTGGGAGTAAATTAAGACAAGGACAGGAGGTAAAGGATGGTAATGAGAGCATGTACTCCTTCACAGGGATAATTCGAGCAATTAATCAGGGGATTCTTTTAAGtgcaatagaatcatagaatcatagaatagttagggttggaaaggaccttaagatcatctagttccaaatctCCTGCcataaaaaaagctttcaattgGTGGCTATACGCACcttgaacagaaagaaatgcaaagccaTTATCACTAGTTTGCTGGATGCTGCATTCGATTTTTCCAGAGTCACTCAGCTGGGTTTTGTGGATGATCAGCTCTGAGGTAAACCCATTGCTACTGGTATAATTTTGAGAGGTGAAGCGGTCTGATGTTTCAACAGCTCCTTGAGAATTGATGACAGTGAGGATGGGGTTTCCGTTGGACAGCCAAATGAGAATTACCCATCCTTCCGATACTGTGCAATTAAACCGGGCTTCCAAACCAGCAAGGACTGTTGCATTACTAGGGCCACGTATAATAGAGTAGCAAAAGCCAAGACctgatacaaagaaaaaaacacagtctGTAAATACATATACAACATCACAACCACAGGCCTTTGACTTAATTTTTACTGCCAGCAATTTAAGGTCAAAAAGCCAGGCATCCTGGTTCAAATAGTATTATTCACAAGGAGCACTGGAGTATTAAGCACTTAGTCATGTTTCTATCAGGAAAGGCTGTTGATTCAGTTGAGCTGGCACTTCACCTCTGACAGTTGTCAGTACCTGgtgctttcaagaaaaaaattttatctcattttctatAATGCCTGTCAGTAAGTAGTTAAAGACATGCACAGTGAATTGAAATTGCAACTGAATAATATCAATCCCACAGCAGTAATCAGTAGTCAAATGCTATGTTGTTACAATGGACCCCCAAGCCAGTCATTACAAACCTAAGTTCATGTTTATATAGTTTAAAAGATCTTAACCAGTTGAGATGGATCTTTCAGCTCCAGCTTAGATtaaatggttttctttaaagatgcatttgtttttttgtctctCCTGTTCCAACTCCAATATCACCTCTCTTCAGTGATTCACTAAAAACCTGACATCATTTGTTGAAAGAAAAGGTTCCacttttaaataggaaaatactTGACTTCTCTAGACTTCAGTAAGGTCTAATattcagtaaaaataataaagagtaTGTATCTAGTCCCTTATCCATACCTCAGACTGACACTGATATTTTGCAGCCCCAGCATATATCCTTCTATGCTCTTTCCCCTAttcatctgcttcttccttGTTTCTCATGCATGTACCACATACATACTTACCCA is part of the Melopsittacus undulatus isolate bMelUnd1 unplaced genomic scaffold, bMelUnd1.mat.Z mat_scaffold_333_arrow_ctg1, whole genome shotgun sequence genome and encodes:
- the LOC117438451 gene encoding immunoglobulin superfamily member 5-like yields the protein MERFQKFILLPLILTASLPGLGFCYSIIRGPSNATVLAGLEARFNCTVSEGWVILIWLSNGNPILTVINSQGAVETSDRFTSQNYTSSNGFTSELIIHKTQLSDSGKIECSIQQTSDNGFAFLSVQVNGSLFIKNSTLTVKDNKTVEIVCEAIGWAPAPDITWMTNGSFIDKSRYATQQSQGSNGLHNALSTLTLTPTDTEILTCLADIEALPNPQNASVTLIFVNSTL